CTCCTgtacaaaaagaaaagagacagaaaattCATGTCTCTTGGcacccccatccctgcccaGAGCACCCCTCCTGCTTTGGGAGGTCCTTGCAGACACTGAGGACCACAGGTACTTGGATGGAACGGAGAACttgagcacaggcacagcacacACTGATGGCATCAGTATGGGGCAGACTGGCGCTGACACAGGTGACTGGAAAGAAGGGTGCCAAGAGGTGAGCCCAGGAGACTGGCATGGTGGACATAACAGATGGGCCCAAGGGACGAAGTGAGGCCATACACACCTGAAAGAGCAGATGCTCtaaagcagagagctgtggagggaaaTCCTGCAGAAAAGCAAGGTGTGCTGTTACAGCCTTTGTCTGGGTttgtgcccccagcccctctctcaccccattgctgctgctttacACACTGCCTGGCCaaagcctctgccctgctccgaGGTCGGAGCAGAGTGGCTAtccaaggagagaggagaggaaaaccaTGAGGAACACCAGCCTCAATACAGATTTGAGGTGGAGGAGGTTGCAGAGACATCAGTTTGCCAGGCTGATGCCAAGGGAAGAGTTACCCTCTGAATCTGGAAGCTGACAGCCATGTATCTGCCTCAGTGCCCTCACCAGTGCCTGGGCAAAAGGtgggcaggggacaggcaggTAGAATAGGCAGAGCAAGGAGCAGATGTGCCATCCTGAGTAAACACCTctgcccctcagcactgcaggatgCTATGCACGTGCTGGATGGGTTTCCCTGAAGCACAAGAGCCAGCTAAATGGGCACTGAGGTCCCTTCAGTATTCTAGTCGAGAATCAGGCTGAATAGTGTGGCACCAGGagacacactgcaggctcagaagGCACTTGATCACCAGGAGGGAGGGTTACATGGCCCCTGTGCACGTCATGGACATGTGTTAGCACattggcagcagcacagaagttaGTACTTGCAAATGAAAAGAGCTGGAGTGGGGACAACTCTAATCCAGGCACCTGGGAGGTCAGAACTGTGCCAGCAAAcacagagcctgcagagggctgAAGGAACACGGCACAGCAAACAAATGGACAGAGGAAAGGCCCAAACACTGAGGGGGTGATACCCCCCATAAGATGTGTCCTGGCCTTTCCACTGCCCTTTCCCAGCCCTACTGTGCTACTGGCACTCTGGATCTGGAGAATAAGGTCAGAAGAGCAATACTGAGAAAGAAGCTGTCAGAGAACAGGCAGCAACAAGCCTCCAGATTGGGATCCTGCCTCCACCATGTGGTGAAGGCAAGCTGTAAActgctgccaaaagcaggagcaTGTGTGTTGGTGTATGCAGGTCATAAAGGCTCAGAAATCCCTTCCCAGAGCCCTTCCATCCATAGCATCTGTCTGTGACTGCTTCCCATGCAGAGGctcacctcctgcagcctctcaatTTGTGTCCGGCACAATTCCAGATCGCTGTCTCCTGGAACCACGATGATCCCCAGcggcacagctgcacaacaGGGCACAGAGACACAACTCAGGGAGCAGCCTGTGGACCACCACCTCACAGAGCTGAGCTaagctgagggcactgccagacTCGGGGACTGGGGCTCACTCAGCTGGTCACTCACAGGCTTCCTTGAGCTTCTCCTTGTCGTAGTGCAGTGCCTCATAGTCACGCATGCTGATTCGGCTCACCCTGATCCGCAGCCGCTCGGGCACCGGCTGCTGGCTgcatgcagcagggaaggaaaagagaaaggatcaGGAGGTGGCAGCCTGCTTCCTCTTCATCCACTTGCCCCTCCACCTCCAAACCAGGCAACAGAACAGTCTGGGGTGGGGAGCTTGgcaccagcagcttctccagcaaCAGGATTTGTCCATACTTCTGTGACTCTTCCCAGTCCTCCTTGAGGGAGGATCAAAATGTGTCTGGGAGCGATGGAGcagtccttcccttccccctctccctgtcctgctctTCCCCCTCTATCCCTCCTGCCCTTGAGAGGAAGCATCAGACTCATCTAAGGGACTTACTCGTTAAGCAGAGGCATAGAGTTGCGCCGCTTGGTCTTCTGCACCATGTTGGCTTGGTTGCGCAGGGAGATATGGATGCAGGAAGCTGCCAGTTTGCAGGGCTCTCCATCTACCTGCATGGGGATGGCTTTGGATGTGGTGAGTACCACTTGTCGACACTGGCACAGCCGCTCCCCGTGGCCACCGACCTGCAAGGCAGCCTGTGAAAGGGTCCAAAGTGAGAGAAGAGTACAGACTGAGGGGTGGATGGAGAAGCATCCCAGTCAGATGATGCAAGTGAACCAAATTCTGAGGGTCTCAGGCCTGATCTCAGCAGGATGGGATCCACAGAGACCAGGATATGAGAGCATCTTGTCTAAATTTCAGAGAGCAGACACTGACATACAAGTCAGCACCACAATTCCTCAGGAGAGAATTTGTGGGGCTGGTGGGCTGGCTGACACCCAGTCAATGGGACCAGTTGCTGCCCTGGTTGATAGctacaaccagcaacagcatcAACTCACCAGGGATGTCATGGTGAAGCCAATAACTTCAATGCAGCCATCATCATGGCGCTGTGGCTCAAAGTCATGGTGTTCTCCAGGGTTGCCCCAGGGCATGGTGCCTGCACAGTACCTGGGAAGGGATGGCAGAGGATGCATGGACAGACACCCCAAACCTGGGCAGAGTTCGGCATGGGTGTGAGGAGCTCAACACACGAGGGCAGGTCCTGGGGCTCACCTGGGGATGTTGAGGAAGACCAGACATTGAGGCTTCAGGTCCTGAATCTTGGAGGTCAGGTCTGCCCCATCACACTGCAGACAAGCACAGAGGTGTTAAGGCTGCTGGAAGGGAATGCCTGGCCCACCCTGCCCGCTTGGAAATAGCCTCCTACAGTGGCTGCCCTCCAAGCCAGGGGGAAGTTGATGCTCCCAAGAAAAcatcctctccccagccctgagaCAGTCAGTGCGCCAAGGAAGCACCCCCCACGACTCCAGAGCTcacaccctccctggccctgaGCATCCCTGCACACTCACAACCAGCTTGACGTGCTTTGCCAAGTCTTTGGAGCTCCCGGTGAGGAAGTCGGAGAACGCCGTCTGCCAAGGCAAGAGACAGTGTTAGTGACCAGCTCTTCACCAAAACAGGTATCCAGGAACCTTGGCATCCACCTCCAGAcctcagctgctgaaaggtgCAAACAGCCTCCTTGTTTGCTCACTGGAAGAATctgccctctcctttccctctcccaaaACAACTTGATGCATTCCTCTTGCTATTTTACCCAACAAAACCATCAAGGCACCTTCAGTGCCCTGGTATTCCCTTGCCAGCCCAGTCCTGGCTTTAGGCAAGGGGTGGCAAGGTGGGTGTCCCCAGCAAAAGCCTTGAGACATGAGACAAATTAAGTCTCAATCTGCCATGAAGTACCACAAAACAGAGCTGATGTGACTCTATCTAGAAACGTGACCCCATCCAGAGTTGCCAGGAGAGAGAGTATGGCCTTTGTTACCCAGATTCCAGGGTGCCCTTTGGGTTTAGCTGGAGTGAGACACAAACAAGAGTGACGCGAGATGGTAGAGAACAGCACTTGGCCTTTAGCACTGCTCATATATTGGTCACTCAGTCACCTGGGTAGAGAGCTGTATGGAGGACGAGGGGATGGATGAGCCACGATGACATTTGGTGGCATAATTAGTGAGGGAGTATAAAATAAAAGACCAAAACATTGCAAGGACTCTATAGAAAGGTTCCTTGTTCCTCTTGGGCGGGGGGGGCAGCCTGCctccccacagctccagggaggtcatgCCTGGGTGACCATCCATGAGCCAGAGAACAAGAACAATAGTGGCAGGAGATCAAGACAGCAAGCACACGGCAGGccagagagcaggctgtgccgcCAGCCGCGCTCGCAGCCAAAGAGGAGCTGCGACTCCCACGGCCGCAgccttcctccagcagctccccagccctggggaggctCAGCTCAGCTACACGTGAAGGCCCACGTAACTCGGATACTAAACTGGAGTTCAGGGTGCAGCCAGGAGGCAGGGCCATGCCCGTGCTGCAGCTGATGCTCAGGCTGCTAGGAGGGCGTGCTCAGATACCCTGCACAACTCACCCCAGCGTAGAACATTTTATTCCGAAAACGGCTGTTGAACTTCTCTGGGTTGGCCTCTagggaaaggcagaaaaagGTCCAGGTCATTGGCCTGCACATGGAAACACTTCACTTGCCAGCTCTTCCCAGACACATCACTCCAGCCAGCCTCAGCCAGGAGGCAGCCCCCCAGCTCTCTTCCCATGCAGATGCCCCTCTTTAGCCTCCACTTGCTCTTCAGTTTTCACCTGGGGCAATGCTCTCATTTCATTTCCTGAGGGATGTTTCACAGGCTCACCTCTGGAGCACTCAATCATcacagaccctgccccagccctgccaaccTCCTGTACCTCGAGATTCATGGAACTCCAGCGTCACCCGTGCGTCAAAGCCAAGGCTGAAGTAGTTATTAAAGACATCCAAGGGGAGCTGAAACAGGAAGGAGGAATAAGGAAGAGGCTGCCAGCAGGTGGCCACAGCAAAGCTGAGGTCAGGCTACGGCAGAGCCATATGTGGTGCTCACAAGGTGGAGGAAGCCTGCTTGCCTTCTACCCAGGAAAACACAGAGGTCACCAGCCTGAGACGATGGACTAGTCCCTGGCTACTAGGGGGAAGGGATGTGGCCCACTGTGCTCTCTGAGATGCTTGCCAGCACCTGCATTTCTGCTAGAGGGATGTGGCCCAAGATGACACACTGCTCTCTGAGATGCTTGCCATCACCTGCATTTCTGCTAGAGGGATGTGGCCCAAGATGACACACTGCTCTCTGAGACACTTGCCATCACTTGCATTTCTGCTAGAGGGATGTGGCCCAAGATGACACACTGCTCTCTGAGATGCTTGCCATCACCTGCATTTCTGCTAAAGAGGCAGCCTCAGAGAGTACTTGGCCTAAACCTGTTGCAAGCTGTGGGCATCTGTGGACACAACTAAATGTAGACACTCAGTTTTGAGCTTTATGTGAGTCACTATGAATGCTGTGGGTCACAGTCATGAGGAGAGGAATTGAAGCAGGCAGAGGGAAACACCAATCCAGTGCTGCAGGCCtaggtgctggagctgcccgAGCCAATGGGAGAAAGGAGAACGCAGACCCGCAGTGCAGAGAACAAACACAGAGAGGAGGTGTCCCACCTTGTCAGTGGCTGCctcatccttttcctcagggttcACATCAGGGTTTGGCTCCACATGGAGGTTCCATCGATCAAGCTGCACAATATTCCCATCTTCCACGTGCGACAGGATCTTGGACAGAGGCTCATCTGTGTAACCCTGGTGAAGAGCAGGACTTGGTTGAGTTTCCTACCTGCCTATGACAGAGGTACTCCAGAGACAGTGAGTCTTGGGAAGACATCCCAGAGCAAAAGATGTGGAAAATACAGATTCTGCTTGAATGCACAACAAAGCAGGACTTCAATAAAAATGATGCATCTTTCTTCTAAGACTCTCCCGAAGTCTGGGATAGTAACAGCTTTTGTTTATGTCCTAGGAGACCTTAATCCAACACAGAATTCAAATGTCATTAGAACAGGACATCTCAACAACACTTATTTGTTGGTCTGTATTTAGGGAAAGTAAAAACACCCAGCCCATGCAAATCTCCACCCATGTGTCTGGAAACAGAGTCAAAGTGCTTGGTCCCACTCTGTCAGCAGTGGGCTTTTGTGCTCACTACTTACCCCACCCCAGTTCAGTGTCCTGGCCAAATCATTCCCTGTCCCCAAAGGCAGGATGGCCACAGGAGGAGGTGGGTTGAGACGTAACTGGTCCAGAATGGAGAGTATCCAGCCCACCTGCTCGAGCAAGAGAGCACAAAGAAACAGGTGGTTATTTCAGGGACTGTTTTCAGTGACTTGGAGCACATGTGATGgtagaggagcagagatgaggtCCCCTTAGCTGCCACTAAGGCTCTTTGCAGTCTTTAATGCCAGTTAAAGTCTTTAATCcaggagacagcagtgagggcaTGGTCCCCAAAAAAGCTACAAATCCAGACATGCCATGGACTAACGCGCCCTGGAGCAGTACACAGGGGGCCCACTGTATCCCCTGCCACCAGCTGTGTCACGGACAGAGTGCACACATTTTGTCCTGTTCTGGATTACagtgaggagagctgctgctggcgctGGAAAGGCCTGGGGTGAAGGGcactgcaggcatgaaggggctGAGGGACTCACCGTGCCATCTCCCCCGCATGCCAGGATCCGGAGGTTGTGGACCTTGCGGtacagctccagcctgcagggAACAGCGGCGgtgaggggagggcagaggcactgaagcgcttacacagcagctgcaagagGTCCCTGCCCTCACAGAGCCCCTGGCATTCAAGTGTGTGTCTGTCTTCTCATTGCCCCAGCAGTTCTCAGTAGTGGGGCAAAGCCACAGGAGCTTTGgcttcagcagctcttgcaGAGGAAGAGTCCATGTGCACACAGATAAACTGGAATGCAGCAAGCAGACAAGATTCATGTGATGGTCAACCGAACATAATGAACCAGGTCTGGGAACCTCAACTCACAGCTGGTCTCTTCACCACCAGCCTTAAGATTAGCCCAGCCCTCTGGTAGGAAACACTGTCTGACCACAAAGCATCCTACACAGGCCTCTCGAAGAATGAACCTGTTGGAGGTCTTTGCACAAGCAAGCTATGGAGCATTCTGCCAGATGTGTGAAGAGCTCTGGGGAGGGATGGGAGAGAGAAGGGTGCTGTCCCCCATCAGTACTCACGCCTCCTTGGGTCCACCCTGGCTGAGGTCGAACACTTGCCGTGGGTTGAGATACCACATGaaggattggatgatcttggctccctgtggggaggaaaaaaacacttcAGGTAAGAGGGAGTTCCCAGTGGATGGCAGAAGGTAGCCATCTACTGGGTTCTGCAGGCAGACCAAGACAACATCATTCTGATTCAGGCAAAGCCTGACCTAGGTGGGAATTATTAGGCAGCAAATGGACATCATggcagttgtgctgcctcttctgcagctgagaCATCACCTAAACTATGAGGAGACCTCATCAGCAAAATGACAATGCCCTCACAGAACTGGCTTCTCACAGGGATGTAGGAAAAGACCATACCTGATTGCCACCGCTCTTAGGGTTCACAAacaccagcaatggcttcatgAGAGGAGCTGGCATAGGTTTGATGACAAAGGgtttccacctcccttcctgcAAGAGACACTGCATGTCCAAACCCAAGGAAACACAAactcccacctccagctgagCCCAAATATCACAGAGGTCAGGAATGGGAGGAAGACAACACCCCAGCCTTATATCTGGGATGTgtcctgctccctcctcctcaccttcctTAAGCTCAGCACAGACCCAGCAAAGCCCCTTTGTTTCCCAGCCCTGCTTCCAAGGCAAGTTCATTCCCTGTTCCCTCGTCTCTTACCTCGGCTCCCTTTTTGCTGGATTTCCGCTTGAACGAcgttctcttcttcttcttactACATTTCAGTGGAttctggaaagaaaagagagaaatccaAGCActcagtgaggagctgctgggcaagcaggagTCATGACAGAGGCACAAGAGCTGAGGTGACTTACCTGGGGCCGCCGGACTCGTAGAATCCAAGTGGGAGGAACAACAACAGCGGCATGAgcccccagggagcagggctcTTCGATGTGTTGCAGCATGAAACAGGACACTTTGCTGTGATActgaggaaggagaaggcagagagaagaCTCAGCTGCTCGGTTTGCTGAGGACAGTcaccttctctgcctctctgcttccccAGACCTGTGCAGGAGGTTTGGAGGAAATCCTGATGCAACTTTGTAATGGGAAGCTGAcgaggagaaagcttcccataGGAGCTGGTATCTACCACAGTACAACCCCTCCTAGCAAGAGGAGCTCTTAAAGGCAGGCTACAGACAAGCAGCCTGGGGAGCACCAGGAAGAATGCCAACAGGTGTAGAACAGCCTGATAAGATGTTCAATGGGAGCTTTGCTTACCGCTTGCTTGCACCAGGAACAGCTGATGGCTACAATCTCTTTACTGTGGAAGGCAAACTTCTGCTGGAAACCCTGTAGAGAGAAAGAGGCTTAGGGAATTCCCTCACAGCTTCCTACCATCAACTGGACTTTCCCACCCCTAAAGAAGACATTAACAAAGACAAGCTCTAACCATCACTGCAGCACCAGAGAGGCCACCACGCTCTGCAGGGGCATCCCTATTGCTCAAAGAAAGCATGTCAGGAACTCAGGCCCCATCAGGACTGGCTGGCCCCAGGGGAAAACACGTCTACGTGGGAAGCACTTATGTAGTGCTTCACTGTGTGAAACAGGGCACACATATTTGTTTTCCTGCAGCCAAATGGGAATGGTGGGATGTCCCTGGTCCCCAGATCTCTAGTTTGACCTTAGTTTTCCTTCAGGCTGAGAAAAAAACCAAGATGCCCACTCACCTTTCCACACTGCCGGCACTTCCCTTCCTGCCGCCTTCGGTGCACCCAGTGATGCCGGACAACGATGGGCTATGGGGTAGGGGAACAAAAAGCAATGCTAAAAGGTGAATGAAGGGCCCAGTGTGTGATGGAACACAGGCAGCAGGACGAATGAAGCACACCAGCAagcacttctgctcctgcagcgaGCCCACTGCTCACATGCACCAGCCCCAACCCTCTAGGAAAAGGCTAACCAAGGGCAAGAGGCCAAATTAAGGAGTTCCGAGAAGATGGACTTTAAAATCAGCAAAatcagggagaaggagagagaaactgAAGACTAAGACACAGAGCAaacccagcagagagcaggcaagCAGTAGTGCAAAGCTTCACTTTGGCCATAAATCACATCTCCATCCCTTAACATATCTGCCCAGACACCCACAGTGCCCAGGTGAAGAATATGCAGGTAGAAGGTGGGAAAATCCCCGGGGAAGGAGAGTTTGTGCAAGATGGAAGTGCTTGCAGATAAGCAGCATGTCAAGGACAGAGTCAGCCCCAAGCCCCCCACACCCACATCACCCTGCTCTTCATCCCAGGGAGTGTCCTGCCAGTCTGCCCCAGTTCCCACCTGCCCTGCCCACAGGGAGAGGGAGCAAGGCTGCTGACAGGTaccttctccctgcctgcaggcttATGGTGAGGTCTGGGGCTTGCAGAAGCAATTGTGAGGAGGTCAGAAGTTTTATAATGAAGTACCACATTCCCTACATCCCACCCTCCTCTTCCAGCCCTCACTTGGGAACAGCGTTGCAGATAGGACAGCTAAGAGAGAAGGAGTGCAAgtccacagcccagcacagccaggaccAATACCCTGCTCTTGGCAGCTTTTGGGATCATAATGGCACAGGCAGAAACTAGCAGGAGATTTGGATCAGTTCCTGTGTTGCCAGGAAGATTTGAAGTGCTGCTGAAAGCTTCGCCTTAGCAGGTCACAGTGGCATTTCTAAGCAGGCAACATGGTGTTTGAGTACCTATCCTCTACTATgtctgctgtgccagcaccacCAGTGCAGAGCTTAACAGAAGGGCCCATGACTGAGCCAACCACACCCACTCCAGAGCACTGCACGGACCACGTTGGCTTCACAGGCTGCAGACTGAAGCACAAAGTCTTCAGGTGCTTCCACTGGCTCAACTCAGCAGACATGTCCCAGGCCAGTGCTTATGCCCAGTATGTTAAAACACAGGTTAAAAAGGGTCCCACAGTACCTCCATGAGCATCTTCCACTACTACCTGGAGTACCTGTGGCACCCAGGTCAGGGATGAGTGATAAAACAGACGTGAGCcctttctgcttccttccaAACTACGGGAGACTTGGAGGGCTGCTGTTTGCTACAGCCTCCTCCATGTGCTTACAgaccagcacaaggaggaaaaacttcttccaacAAATGCTGTCAGCAGATTCCCCCCATGCACATGCAGGAGCTTCAGAACATGCAAACCAGCAGATGCTCTGCATTTGCTGCCTGCAAGCTCACTCCTCACACCCAGTCTGCACTACTGCCTTGCAAAGAAACATCCCTTTTACCGTGCCACCTCCCCgagccaggaggcagcaggaggcctGCACTCTTATTGGCAACTTCCTGGCAGCATCTGAGTTTTTGCCACCAAACTGCAAAGCAGGGGGAGGATGTGAGCAGCATCCAAGGCACATCTCTCACCTCCCGTACGTTCCGGGATCCTGactccctgaaggaaggcttGCAGCGGAAATTTATCTGTAGATTGAACAGACAAGAGCAATCAGTAAATCCACTGTATCTGAAAGAAACCTCCTGGAGTTTACTACAGCAAGCCCAGAGCCTCTGGAGATGTTTGGTGCATGCCACAAAACTCCTTACACATAATGAACAAGTCCCAGCCTCATCACTAGATGGTCCTTTTGGGATTGTCTCCTCAGAAGGAGGGACTGATTTCCTCAGAAGGAACTCTGCAGTTCCCTAGTCCTCTTGTGTTTCACTACCAAAAGGAAGGGCTGCCTAGCAAAAGGCTGCTACAGCTTGGGGAAGAACAGACAGGGCCTAGCAGGCTCTACTCACTTTCTCCAGCTGCTCGATGCAGGGTGTGTGCACTACGatcttgcaggctgcacattTACGCCTGGAGAGAGGCTTTTGCTGGAGAAtgagaaaagaggaggaaacatGCATGTGAAGAGCAGTATTCAGAGGCTGGCAAGCTCAGCCTCCCATCACACCTCCTTCATCTATTTCAGGGTGCAGAACAAGTCCTCTAGGAAAGTTAGACACAATGTAGATATCTTGAAGTGAAGGGATCTAAGCATGCATTTAGAATAGATGCTCTGAAATCTGGCACAATACAGGCAGGTGCTCTCCCACTGCTCTGTCCTGCAGTCCTTGGCCTCTTCTGACACCATCTGAGAGCAGCATGGAAGCTGGTCTGGAAGGCAGATGCAGGGCTCCCATGGTAAGGCCCATgggcaggcacagggtggcatCAGTGCTACATATCCTGCACCACAAGCAGGACTGAGCATGCAAGCTGGGAAAGAGGACTGCAGCAACCCTGTAAGATCAATGCTGCCTACAAGGTCAGGAAGAGCCAGACCTGGGTCTCTAGTGctcatttttctcctcttcaggaAGATCTTGGATTCAGATTTTTGCTCTAAGGGAGTGGGATCCCAACAGTCTCTCCCTAGAATATCACTGTATAGCctccaggtgagcagcagccctgcattAGGTTCCCTTTGTAAACTGAGCACCAGCAGAAATTGAAGACACAGCCCTCCAGCACACAGAGGTAGGAGGGACACGCTCCCCACTGTGGCAGCCCACTAGATCCCCACATGTCCAACAGCAGTAGAATCTTCATGGTCTCCTAGCCaggtgacagcagagcccacaTCTGTGGCCCTCGCTGGGGAGATGGTGACCTCAGGTGACTCACCAGCAACTTTGCCATACAGTTCTGCTCCCCAACATAGCAGAAGTCCCCAGAGACGTTGGTCTCAAACCAAATGTGCTCCCCATAGACTGCAGTCTCCTGAAAGGCACAACATAAATATTTCTCTGAGAGCTCCCCCAGACAGGCACCTGAGTCCCTAAAATGCTTTGGGTGAGAGATGAGACAATGCACAATGCTGGGGGTGAGGGAAGCTGGAGCTAGATGTAGGCCAGGAAGCAAGATGCATTAAAAAACAGGGCCAACATCTGGACAGAGGAAACCTTGGGAAGTTGCTGCCATGGCCCACCTGCTGGAAACAAGAGGGCAACAGGGAACAACTCCAAGACTTacagcccaggggagctgttTCCATCACATTCAGAGAGGAGGCATGGGGGCAAATTCAATCCCGACACAGCTTATGGCCTTACAGTGAGATTAAAACCTGCCAGACTTTGCCTATGAAGGATCAGGACCTTGCTCCTGTTGCTTAGCCCCAGCTACCTTGGCTTCCAGAAGCAGAAGAGCTGGCAATGGAGCAGCTATGTCATCCTCCCAGGAACCACCTGTACATGCacagcctctccttgcagcaTCAATCCATGCAATGCCCAGCAAAACACAGTGCAACTTACAGTCCAGTCCACAGTGCTGCGTATCTGCCTCTCTGAGTCACTCCTCAAGGCCAGTGCAGGGTTTGGCTGGGCTACCATGTGCTGTAGGCTGGACTTGGCAATAGCTTTCCTGGAAGACACAAGAGGACTGGCTATTGGATCAGGGAAGGAGAAATATGCACAAAGCACAACCTGCTTCTAGGATGGCTGTGAAgctggagcagaaaagcatccTCCGTATCCAGTGGTTGGAAATGTGACAAATTTTCAGCACCACTGGCCAAGGAATACTCACTCCagcaaagcagcaccacaggaggAAGATGTGCTGGATACACTGCTGATGGCTCATCTAAAGATACCCTGAACCCAACGAaaggcactgcccaggccagtTGGGTCAGAGCCCTCATGAAGGTCATGTCCATCGCAAAACAACCTGGGATGGTCCAccaagcagtgctggtggggcTGCCTTTGCAGAGACAACCCAGACCCCTTGCCCCACAGATGTTCCCCATAGCTCTTCTATGCTAAGGCATCTCAGAATGAATTTCTTCCAGATGCACTGGGGtggaagaaagaagcagcagaattgGAGAAAGTGCACACCTCCAGCCCACAGCCAAGCTCATCACCTCcttccagctccaggctggcaggaggAAACACCTGCAAGCCCTCAAGGCTGCATAAAGAGCATCAGAGGCAGCGCTGGACCaacagggagatgctcaagggaTGCACGCAGCGCTGCAAGAcccggagagcagccagagccaatGGTGCTGGCCCCTTCCCTACTTCCCCACCAGGCCTGGGTCTAcacccagccccccctgcccgAGGCATCACCCGCTGGCACGCTGCCATCATACATACAGCAGCCGGGGGCTCCAGCCGTCCAGGGCGGTGTGACGGGTGGGTTCCGGTCCCAAGCActcagggagggcagcagaggggcactcggctgcagctgcccctgcg
This genomic interval from Pogoniulus pusillus isolate bPogPus1 chromosome 1, bPogPus1.pri, whole genome shotgun sequence contains the following:
- the DGKZ gene encoding diacylglycerol kinase zeta isoform X1, whose protein sequence is METFFRRHFGRKGQRRTSVVAVPTSKARRRSQAGLPSASLAQRRRGSGTPPPALSCLGQPRHPGHRRRSSTAPPCLSPRFAVQTKRGGRARAIDAHLVGPSILLASLIPTGEQAEGAPHANSSAPESPEDGGFEVAAGAKRGAHERWAEERWLAMLPRLRPLQTGLLSRRPRCLRRASSHRLPTEFIYGRAVHGLPGCYRRLSQRRRSSDALRSGLLPSGHLRLGAQRCAGAAAAECPSAALPECLGPEPTRHTALDGWSPRLLKAIAKSSLQHMVAQPNPALALRSDSERQIRSTVDWTETAVYGEHIWFETNVSGDFCYVGEQNCMAKLLQKPLSRRKCAACKIVVHTPCIEQLEKINFRCKPSFRESGSRNVREPIVVRHHWVHRRRQEGKCRQCGKGFQQKFAFHSKEIVAISCSWCKQAYHSKVSCFMLQHIEEPCSLGAHAAVVVPPTWILRVRRPQNPLKCSKKKKRTSFKRKSSKKGAEEGRWKPFVIKPMPAPLMKPLLVFVNPKSGGNQGAKIIQSFMWYLNPRQVFDLSQGGPKEALELYRKVHNLRILACGGDGTVGWILSILDQLRLNPPPPVAILPLGTGNDLARTLNWGGGYTDEPLSKILSHVEDGNIVQLDRWNLHVEPNPDVNPEEKDEAATDKLPLDVFNNYFSLGFDARVTLEFHESREANPEKFNSRFRNKMFYAGTAFSDFLTGSSKDLAKHVKLVCDGADLTSKIQDLKPQCLVFLNIPRYCAGTMPWGNPGEHHDFEPQRHDDGCIEVIGFTMTSLAALQVGGHGERLCQCRQVVLTTSKAIPMQVDGEPCKLAASCIHISLRNQANMVQKTKRRNSMPLLNDQQPVPERLRIRVSRISMRDYEALHYDKEKLKEASVPLGIIVVPGDSDLELCRTQIERLQEDFPPQLSALEHLLFQEGDGAKPKTLSSQKLSPKWCFLDSTTADRFYRIDRAQEHLNYVTEISQDELYVLDPELVITQTVGTSPAMPDLVDSSATPTEHHFAFPSSSSSSSPAPSTEPECCPQNKDDLLIEAAKSGNFSKFQELHQAGRDLMVRDALGQTVLHHAVKSGSKDIVKYIIENAPSEILDATEEENGETSLHQAAALRQRTICHYIVEAGASLMKTDLQGDTPKHRAEKANDPDLAAYLENRQHYQMIQREDQETAV